From one Elusimicrobiota bacterium genomic stretch:
- the rpsT gene encoding 30S ribosomal protein S20 gives MAQQKKTGRHASAKKEVRKSAKHRVYNHRIISSIKKLVKEMEEIIKNKDSAKAKELIKKVFSELDSAARLHIIHPSTCARKKSRLTIKINKL, from the coding sequence ATGGCACAACAAAAGAAAACAGGACGTCATGCATCGGCAAAAAAGGAAGTACGTAAATCCGCAAAGCACCGGGTGTATAACCATAGAATAATTTCAAGTATAAAGAAACTTGTGAAAGAGATGGAAGAAATTATTAAAAATAAAGACAGTGCAAAAGCGAAAGAACTTATCAAAAAAGTATTTTCGGAACTTGACAGCGCTGCGCGCTTACATATAATTCATCCAAGCACTTGCGCACGGAAGAAGTCAAGATTAACAATTAAAATTAATAAACTTTAA
- the holA gene encoding DNA polymerase III subunit delta, with product MNYTDFIKNVRQKNVKPIYFIAGPEDYFKIDGVSRLVNALLPDKTARDFNFDNYAACDVDLLTVINTANTAPLFSEKRLVVLRNLPRKVYSRPPHILTDYIKNPYQSTCLVITMEKGFNKDDKKRGLISEALVNGELISCYDVNNIFILHEIINEMLEEQKVSVTDNAMRLLTENVGMSVYAIQNEIEKIVSYYGGKIKVVDTEEVNEVSNMVRQQTVDDLWFALTSRNPGDVLAVVERLYMTGDVAVAVFPALARNIREFALCKGLMESGNLALQSAALRIGVYEFMPRYKALESVLKKYSLDFFVSAIQYSAELEYQYKRGRKPTESAVEELLLKFINFNC from the coding sequence ATGAATTATACAGATTTTATCAAAAACGTTCGACAAAAGAATGTTAAGCCAATATATTTTATTGCCGGGCCTGAGGATTATTTTAAGATTGACGGTGTAAGCCGTCTTGTTAATGCGTTACTTCCAGACAAAACTGCAAGGGATTTTAACTTCGATAATTATGCTGCGTGTGATGTTGATTTACTGACAGTAATTAATACGGCAAATACTGCACCGCTTTTTTCTGAGAAACGATTGGTTGTCCTTAGGAACTTACCTAGAAAAGTGTATTCCCGCCCTCCGCATATTTTGACGGATTATATTAAAAACCCTTATCAATCCACTTGTCTTGTTATCACTATGGAGAAGGGGTTTAACAAAGATGATAAAAAAAGAGGGCTTATAAGCGAAGCGTTGGTTAACGGCGAACTTATAAGCTGTTATGATGTTAACAACATATTTATATTACACGAAATAATTAATGAAATGCTGGAAGAACAAAAAGTATCAGTGACAGATAATGCGATGAGGTTATTGACAGAAAACGTGGGTATGTCAGTATATGCAATTCAAAATGAGATTGAAAAAATTGTTAGTTATTACGGCGGTAAGATAAAAGTTGTGGATACAGAAGAAGTTAATGAAGTGAGTAATATGGTAAGACAGCAGACAGTGGATGACCTGTGGTTTGCGCTTACCAGCCGTAATCCCGGGGATGTATTGGCAGTGGTTGAGCGGCTGTACATGACTGGTGATGTTGCTGTAGCTGTTTTCCCGGCTTTAGCAAGAAATATCAGAGAATTTGCGTTATGTAAAGGGTTAATGGAATCCGGGAATCTTGCCTTACAGTCCGCTGCTTTAAGGATAGGAGTTTATGAATTTATGCCGCGGTATAAAGCGTTAGAAAGCGTGCTAAAGAAGTATTCTCTTGATTTTTTTGTCTCCGCAATACAATACTCAGCTGAATTGGAATACCAATACAAACGCGGGCGTAAACCTACAGAATCTGCGGTTGAAGAGTTGTTATTAAAGTTTATTAATTTTAATTGTTAA
- the lptE gene encoding LPS assembly lipoprotein LptE gives MRNLIKSLPLLLPLVLILPSCGPASYGKQTIAGVGEVVSSTKNLPSYIKKVAIPMFTNKTVTYGLEEALTLRVKEEFYRDGRMEVVDEQKADAIIIGDITRYILEPLTYDDDHLVVEQKLWVLFDFGLFEKDVVTGKWKEKPLIYERNLEGSYRFFVSTKPGGMSEAEAQRLIWDRLSRDILVRVTEGYGTVTGISDRKVPPAVE, from the coding sequence ATGAGAAACTTAATAAAAAGTTTACCGTTATTATTGCCGTTAGTACTGATACTGCCTTCCTGCGGGCCCGCGTCGTATGGTAAACAAACAATTGCCGGCGTGGGTGAGGTTGTGTCCTCCACAAAAAATTTGCCGTCATACATAAAAAAAGTTGCAATTCCGATGTTTACCAATAAAACTGTTACTTACGGTTTGGAAGAAGCGCTGACCTTGCGTGTAAAAGAAGAGTTTTACCGTGATGGCCGGATGGAAGTTGTGGATGAACAAAAAGCGGATGCTATCATTATCGGCGATATAACACGGTATATTCTTGAACCTTTAACGTATGACGATGATCATTTGGTGGTAGAACAGAAGTTGTGGGTACTATTCGACTTTGGCTTATTTGAGAAAGATGTTGTTACGGGTAAGTGGAAAGAAAAACCGTTGATTTATGAGCGTAACCTCGAAGGGTCATATCGTTTTTTTGTCTCAACAAAACCCGGGGGTATGTCTGAAGCTGAAGCACAAAGGCTTATCTGGGATCGGTTAAGCCGTGATATCCTGGTACGCGTTACCGAAGGGTATGGGACAGTGACCGGGATATCTGACCGTAAAGTCCCGCCGGCTGTGGAATGA
- the leuS gene encoding leucine--tRNA ligase has product MEEVVYNFTEIEQKWQRVWTEKKAFQTGDAAGKPYYYCLVMFPYPSGKIHMGHVRNYVIGDVVARYKRACGYNVFHPIGWDAFGMPAENAAIKHGTHPAKWTYANIDNMRKQLMRMGISYDLSHELATCSPEFYRWNQWFFLQFYKRGLAYKRKASVNWCPKCQTVLANEQATNGKCWRCDSLVEQKDIAQWFFKIRDYAQRLLDGLKDIKRGWPERVLLMQEHWIGESTGAEVVFKLNGELPVKVFTTRPDTLFGATFMVLAPEHTVVQQLIGQVSNRSQVEEYVSKSRRKTVLERTALDREKTGVPLEGVTAVNPVNGKRIPVWLADYVLTSYGTGAIMSVPAHDQRDFEFAKKFGLDIIEVIRPVDEKQTSLPANAYGGDGVMVNSGEYNGIPAEEFKKKIVGWLKEKGVGEFRIEYRLRDWLISRQRYWGTPIPVIYCPKCGAMPVPEKDLPVVLPENVPFSGTGESPLAKSEEFVNTKCPGCGIDAKRETDTMDTFVDSSWYYLRYCDNKNAEKPFELAKIKQWMPVTQYIGGIEHACMHLIYSRFFHKVLHDLGLVDNDEPFANLLNQGMVTLEGSAMSKSRGNIVEPDTVMVKYGVDTIRTFVMFASPPEKDLDWSDAWIEGIWRFLSRVWRLVVKYKALNGLGEVVKVEPKVCTELVRRYNIAVKRVTLDIDNRYQFNTAIAAVMELTNAITEYQGIGDAVSGKAIEVLLKILNPFAPHMTSELWEYLGKSEDIIIAPWPKYDESAIATSEIEIPVQVNGKLRGKVVIPAEGWTDQQVKDCAMGNDNVKSIIGNQSVSKIIYVPKKMVNIVVK; this is encoded by the coding sequence GTGGAAGAAGTAGTTTATAATTTCACTGAAATAGAACAAAAATGGCAGCGTGTATGGACTGAAAAAAAAGCGTTTCAAACCGGTGATGCTGCAGGTAAGCCGTATTATTATTGTCTTGTAATGTTCCCGTACCCGTCCGGGAAAATTCATATGGGGCATGTACGGAATTATGTTATCGGCGATGTTGTTGCCAGGTACAAACGCGCGTGCGGGTATAATGTTTTTCATCCCATCGGGTGGGACGCGTTTGGTATGCCTGCAGAAAACGCGGCTATCAAACACGGGACGCATCCTGCAAAGTGGACATACGCGAATATTGATAATATGCGGAAACAGTTGATGAGGATGGGGATTTCCTATGACCTCAGCCACGAACTCGCTACTTGTTCTCCGGAATTTTATAGGTGGAACCAATGGTTTTTCCTGCAGTTTTATAAACGCGGGTTAGCGTATAAGCGTAAGGCTAGTGTTAACTGGTGCCCAAAATGCCAGACTGTACTTGCGAATGAACAGGCAACTAACGGTAAATGCTGGCGGTGTGATTCTTTAGTTGAACAAAAAGATATTGCGCAGTGGTTCTTCAAAATCCGTGATTACGCGCAAAGGTTACTTGACGGGCTGAAAGATATTAAGCGCGGATGGCCGGAACGTGTATTGTTAATGCAGGAGCACTGGATTGGCGAGAGTACTGGCGCGGAAGTTGTATTCAAACTTAATGGCGAACTACCGGTAAAAGTGTTTACTACACGGCCGGATACGTTGTTTGGTGCTACGTTTATGGTACTTGCTCCGGAACATACTGTTGTCCAGCAGTTAATAGGGCAGGTGAGTAACCGTTCTCAAGTTGAGGAGTATGTTTCTAAATCACGAAGGAAAACTGTGCTTGAACGCACGGCGCTGGACCGCGAAAAAACAGGGGTTCCTCTCGAAGGTGTTACTGCCGTGAATCCTGTTAACGGGAAAAGGATTCCCGTATGGCTTGCGGATTATGTATTAACAAGTTATGGTACCGGCGCAATTATGTCAGTCCCCGCGCATGACCAGCGGGATTTTGAATTTGCGAAAAAGTTTGGGTTGGATATAATCGAAGTTATCCGTCCGGTGGATGAAAAACAAACATCCTTACCGGCTAATGCGTACGGCGGGGATGGTGTGATGGTAAACTCCGGGGAGTATAACGGTATACCCGCTGAGGAGTTCAAGAAAAAAATTGTCGGGTGGCTTAAGGAAAAAGGAGTGGGTGAGTTCCGGATAGAGTACCGCCTGCGGGATTGGTTAATCTCGAGGCAGCGTTACTGGGGTACGCCGATACCCGTGATTTACTGCCCGAAATGCGGCGCTATGCCTGTACCTGAGAAAGATTTGCCGGTTGTTTTGCCGGAGAATGTGCCGTTCTCAGGGACCGGTGAGTCGCCATTGGCTAAGTCAGAAGAGTTTGTTAATACCAAATGCCCGGGTTGCGGGATTGATGCTAAACGTGAGACTGATACTATGGACACGTTTGTTGATTCTTCATGGTATTACCTTCGTTACTGCGATAATAAGAATGCGGAGAAGCCGTTTGAGCTTGCAAAGATTAAGCAGTGGATGCCGGTGACACAGTATATCGGCGGGATTGAGCATGCGTGTATGCACTTGATTTATTCACGGTTTTTCCATAAGGTGCTCCACGACCTTGGGCTTGTGGATAATGATGAACCGTTCGCTAATCTTTTAAACCAGGGTATGGTTACACTTGAAGGTTCAGCGATGTCTAAGTCAAGAGGTAATATCGTTGAGCCGGATACTGTAATGGTAAAATACGGGGTGGATACTATCCGTACTTTTGTTATGTTCGCTTCACCTCCGGAGAAGGATCTTGACTGGTCAGATGCCTGGATTGAAGGTATCTGGCGGTTTCTTTCACGTGTATGGCGGTTGGTGGTGAAATATAAAGCGTTGAATGGTTTGGGTGAAGTCGTTAAGGTTGAGCCAAAAGTGTGTACTGAATTGGTGAGGCGTTATAATATCGCGGTGAAACGCGTGACACTGGATATTGATAACCGGTATCAGTTTAATACCGCTATCGCTGCGGTGATGGAGCTTACCAACGCAATTACTGAGTATCAGGGAATAGGCGATGCTGTCTCCGGTAAGGCAATTGAGGTCTTATTAAAAATTCTTAACCCGTTTGCTCCGCATATGACCAGTGAGTTATGGGAGTATTTAGGTAAAAGTGAAGATATCATTATCGCACCGTGGCCAAAGTATGACGAGTCCGCGATTGCTACTTCTGAAATTGAAATCCCTGTTCAGGTAAACGGTAAATTGCGGGGGAAGGTCGTAATTCCTGCGGAAGGATGGACGGATCAGCAGGTGAAAGATTGTGCAATGGGGAATGATAACGTTAAAAGTATTATCGGTAATCAGAGTGTGTCAAAAATAATTTATGTGCCTAAAAAAATGGTGAATATTGTTGTAAAATAA
- a CDS encoding HEAT repeat domain-containing protein has protein sequence MNKKVTVFAKGLDWLSKGFVVVRKPITKPEDIKKELKKDTSVALIDSLRDRDPFVRSISAEVLGRMKERNAVTQLTGLLKDQSKFVREKAALSLGQIGDRRAVPALIESLTDESEEVRVTAAGVLGHLRDRLAVPALIKAMKDQGSITRIKAAISLGCIGDKEAVPALYDSLEDENEFVRKYAAEALGSIGRPAVPALLRALRNEKVRANVASALATIK, from the coding sequence ATGAACAAAAAAGTTACAGTTTTTGCAAAAGGGTTGGATTGGTTAAGTAAAGGTTTTGTGGTGGTACGTAAACCTATAACTAAACCTGAAGATATTAAAAAAGAATTGAAAAAGGATACCTCCGTTGCATTAATAGATTCTTTGCGTGACCGTGACCCGTTTGTAAGGTCAATCTCTGCGGAAGTCCTGGGGAGAATGAAGGAAAGAAACGCTGTTACACAATTGACCGGATTGTTAAAAGATCAGTCGAAGTTTGTCCGTGAGAAAGCTGCGTTATCACTCGGGCAGATAGGCGATCGCCGTGCAGTACCTGCGTTGATTGAATCACTTACCGATGAGAGTGAGGAAGTAAGGGTTACTGCTGCGGGTGTGCTCGGGCATCTTAGGGATCGTTTGGCAGTACCGGCGCTGATTAAGGCAATGAAGGATCAGGGTAGTATTACACGGATAAAAGCTGCGATTTCGCTTGGGTGTATTGGCGATAAGGAAGCTGTTCCGGCGTTGTATGATTCGTTAGAGGATGAGAATGAATTTGTGCGGAAATACGCGGCGGAAGCGCTGGGGAGTATCGGCCGCCCGGCAGTACCTGCGTTATTACGCGCGTTGCGTAATGAAAAAGTAAGGGCAAACGTTGCATCGGCGTTAGCGACGATTAAGTAA
- a CDS encoding TlyA family RNA methyltransferase encodes MLKKTAQRKKLCDIVADKCCIPVKLAGALVLAGEIEVNGVVITKPGVMVGLDSVIKRLELRKYVSRGGIKLSAALDKFNVLPAGKVCIDVGSSTGGFTDCLLQRNAERVYAVDVGYGLIDVKLRNDKRVVLLERTNARMLNRKVIELKCKESGVEYLVPSLAVIDVAFISLRMVLTPVSEVLSDDGVIVALLKPQFEVEPRDLVKGIVRDVGVREKVVSDIKQYIGTVGLVCTAVTESVIKGAKGNVEYLLHITKGVDSGFTV; translated from the coding sequence ATGTTAAAAAAAACTGCTCAACGGAAAAAGTTGTGTGATATTGTCGCTGATAAATGCTGTATCCCCGTTAAACTTGCCGGTGCGTTGGTATTGGCTGGAGAGATTGAAGTGAATGGCGTGGTTATCACAAAACCGGGTGTAATGGTTGGGTTGGATTCTGTGATTAAGAGGTTGGAACTACGGAAGTATGTTTCCCGGGGAGGTATTAAATTATCCGCGGCTTTGGATAAATTTAATGTGCTTCCCGCGGGGAAGGTGTGTATCGATGTAGGATCTTCAACCGGCGGGTTTACCGACTGCCTGCTTCAACGTAATGCTGAACGCGTGTACGCAGTGGATGTAGGTTATGGGTTGATTGATGTTAAGTTAAGGAATGATAAACGTGTGGTATTGCTTGAACGTACTAATGCGAGGATGCTTAACCGTAAGGTGATTGAACTTAAGTGTAAAGAATCAGGGGTTGAGTACCTTGTTCCGTCACTTGCAGTGATTGATGTAGCGTTTATTTCATTACGCATGGTTCTCACGCCGGTGAGTGAGGTATTGAGTGATGACGGTGTGATTGTTGCGTTATTAAAACCGCAGTTTGAGGTTGAACCCCGGGATTTGGTTAAAGGTATTGTCAGGGATGTTGGGGTTAGAGAAAAAGTTGTTAGTGATATTAAACAATACATTGGAACGGTTGGGTTAGTATGTACCGCTGTTACGGAGTCGGTTATTAAGGGAGCGAAGGGGAATGTTGAGTATTTGTTACATATTACGAAGGGTGTTGATAGCGGTTTTACAGTCTAG
- the dxs gene encoding 1-deoxy-D-xylulose-5-phosphate synthase, with protein sequence MVLEKVNFPDDLKRVEKEQLPKLANEIREVIINTVSKTGGHLAPSLGCVELAIAIHYVFDTPKDQVVWDVGHQSYAHKILTGRKDRFQTLRQHDGLSGFPKRVESAYDPVGTGHSSTSISAALGLAVARDIKGENHKVVAVIGDGSMTGGMAFEALNNAGSLHNDMLVILNDNAMFISHSVGALAAYFTKILTLGLVKKFEKTVETFFRRLHFLGVYMLRIAKRFKLLFFPGMLFEEMGFSYLGPIDGHDLELLITTLERIKDFKGPVLLHVITRKGKGYSPAEKQPAKFHGTPAFSLEEEDDEILSTAGYTAGTQQNDGKKVLTYTQVFSKSLVKLAENDTRICAVTAAMPEGTGLGMFAQKFPDRFFDVGIAEQHAVTFASGLAVNGMRPVVAMYSTFMQRAVDQLIHDVALQNLPVTIVLDRGGLVGEDGPTHHGVFDLSYLRMIPNLVIMSPRDENELQRMLYTAVKLDRPVAVRYPRGYGYGVELEQDIRQLEVGKAEVVHSVKGRGVITVLGIGNMVIPAVRVAEKLAAEDKIEVQVIDMKFVKPLDTCMIDKVLSEYQKVVTVEENVLTGGFGSGVGEYIGSKYSGVKLLNIALPDKFIEHGKVVELHKIYGLSEDKLCESIRQFAGS encoded by the coding sequence ATGGTACTAGAAAAAGTTAATTTTCCTGATGACCTTAAACGTGTAGAGAAAGAGCAGTTACCGAAACTAGCTAATGAAATACGTGAGGTTATTATTAATACAGTCTCAAAAACAGGGGGGCATCTGGCGCCAAGCCTTGGGTGTGTGGAGCTCGCAATTGCGATACATTATGTTTTTGATACACCCAAGGATCAGGTGGTTTGGGATGTCGGCCATCAGTCATATGCTCATAAGATACTTACAGGGAGAAAAGATAGGTTTCAAACATTACGTCAGCATGATGGGTTAAGCGGATTCCCTAAACGCGTGGAAAGTGCGTATGATCCTGTTGGTACCGGCCATTCATCAACGTCAATCTCCGCAGCGCTGGGATTAGCGGTTGCGCGGGATATTAAGGGTGAGAACCATAAAGTTGTAGCAGTTATCGGTGATGGAAGTATGACCGGCGGGATGGCGTTCGAAGCACTGAATAATGCGGGGAGTTTGCATAATGATATGCTTGTTATCCTCAACGATAACGCAATGTTTATTTCTCATAGTGTTGGCGCACTGGCTGCGTATTTCACTAAGATCTTGACATTAGGGTTAGTTAAGAAGTTTGAGAAGACAGTGGAAACGTTTTTCAGGAGGCTGCATTTTCTCGGGGTGTATATGCTTAGGATTGCAAAACGGTTTAAACTTTTATTTTTCCCGGGGATGTTGTTTGAAGAGATGGGTTTTTCGTATCTCGGGCCGATTGACGGGCATGATCTTGAATTATTGATTACTACTTTGGAACGTATAAAAGATTTTAAGGGGCCGGTGTTGTTGCATGTTATCACGCGTAAGGGGAAAGGGTATTCCCCTGCGGAAAAGCAGCCGGCTAAGTTTCATGGAACACCTGCGTTTTCATTGGAAGAAGAAGATGATGAAATTTTGAGTACTGCAGGGTATACGGCTGGAACTCAGCAGAATGATGGGAAGAAAGTGTTGACTTATACTCAGGTATTCTCTAAATCACTTGTTAAACTAGCGGAGAATGATACGCGTATTTGCGCGGTAACCGCTGCAATGCCGGAAGGGACAGGGTTAGGGATGTTTGCTCAAAAGTTTCCTGACAGGTTTTTTGATGTTGGGATTGCTGAACAGCATGCAGTAACTTTTGCGTCAGGTTTAGCGGTTAACGGTATGCGCCCGGTAGTAGCGATGTATTCTACGTTTATGCAGCGCGCGGTTGATCAGTTGATACACGATGTTGCGTTACAGAATTTGCCGGTAACTATTGTTCTTGACCGCGGTGGGCTCGTAGGGGAAGATGGGCCGACGCATCACGGGGTGTTTGATTTATCGTATCTCAGAATGATACCGAACCTTGTTATTATGTCGCCGCGGGATGAGAATGAATTGCAAAGGATGTTGTATACAGCAGTAAAACTTGACCGCCCGGTGGCAGTACGGTATCCGCGGGGGTATGGGTATGGTGTTGAGCTGGAACAGGATATACGGCAGTTGGAGGTTGGTAAGGCTGAAGTGGTTCATTCAGTAAAAGGACGTGGGGTTATAACGGTGTTGGGTATTGGTAATATGGTAATCCCTGCTGTGCGTGTTGCTGAAAAACTGGCTGCTGAGGATAAGATTGAAGTTCAGGTTATTGATATGAAGTTTGTAAAACCGTTGGATACATGTATGATTGATAAAGTATTGAGTGAATACCAAAAAGTTGTGACTGTAGAAGAAAACGTTCTTACCGGCGGGTTTGGGAGCGGGGTAGGGGAGTATATCGGGAGTAAGTACAGCGGAGTAAAACTTCTGAACATTGCGTTACCGGATAAGTTTATTGAGCATGGTAAGGTTGTTGAACTTCATAAAATATATGGTTTGTCTGAAGATAAATTGTGTGAGTCCATAAGACAGTTTGCTGGTTCGTAA
- a CDS encoding polyprenyl synthetase family protein, with amino-acid sequence MEKFKAYWKKSCPKIDGKIHAELRGLKPYTPKRLYSAMEYALFTGGKRLRPVLCLAGAYVLGKEVTPALLRLACSVEFVHTYSLIHDDLPALDNDDYRRGKLTCHKKFDEATAVLTGDALLTHAFELITGTKGVPAERKVWIVNELVRAIGAGGMIGGQVVDLELITKKKVLEKHIHYVYRHKTADLIRASIITGAIAAGAEADDIKRLSIYAENVGLAFQVQDDLLDYNEDVKAKRVTYPVVAGLNKTKDDLGIMVGNAKRVIKKYLPRADVLQGFAEFVINRDR; translated from the coding sequence TTGGAAAAGTTTAAGGCATACTGGAAAAAAAGTTGTCCTAAGATTGATGGTAAAATTCATGCGGAACTGCGGGGATTAAAGCCTTATACCCCAAAAAGGTTGTATTCCGCAATGGAGTATGCTTTATTTACCGGAGGGAAAAGGTTGCGTCCTGTATTATGCCTTGCCGGTGCGTATGTGTTGGGTAAAGAAGTAACACCTGCGTTATTGAGGTTGGCTTGTAGTGTTGAGTTTGTGCATACGTACTCATTGATTCATGACGACCTGCCGGCATTGGATAATGATGATTACCGCCGGGGAAAACTTACCTGCCACAAAAAGTTTGATGAAGCAACGGCGGTACTTACGGGTGATGCGTTATTAACTCATGCGTTTGAACTGATTACAGGGACAAAAGGCGTACCTGCGGAACGGAAAGTATGGATTGTTAATGAATTGGTGAGAGCGATCGGCGCAGGGGGAATGATCGGCGGGCAGGTGGTTGATCTTGAGTTGATTACAAAAAAGAAGGTTTTGGAGAAACATATTCATTATGTATACCGTCATAAAACTGCGGATTTAATCCGTGCGAGTATTATTACCGGCGCAATTGCAGCGGGTGCAGAGGCAGATGATATAAAACGGTTATCGATATACGCGGAGAACGTGGGGTTGGCATTCCAGGTGCAAGATGACTTATTGGATTATAACGAAGATGTTAAAGCTAAACGCGTGACGTATCCCGTAGTGGCGGGGTTAAATAAAACTAAGGATGATCTTGGAATTATGGTAGGTAACGCTAAACGCGTAATCAAAAAGTACCTTCCGCGTGCGGATGTATTGCAGGGATTCGCGGAGTTTGTTATTAACAGGGACAGGTGA
- the xseB gene encoding exodeoxyribonuclease VII small subunit has protein sequence MKKDGKKELKFEVAIARLEEIVAALESGNVELDKSLELFEEGIGLVKYCNEKINEVKGKIEILMKTGEGKFIKKVFEEDNSKDGDGNIGKV, from the coding sequence ATGAAAAAAGATGGGAAGAAAGAGTTGAAATTTGAGGTTGCTATTGCGCGGCTGGAAGAAATAGTTGCCGCTCTTGAGTCAGGTAATGTCGAGCTTGATAAGTCATTGGAGTTATTTGAAGAAGGAATTGGCTTGGTGAAGTATTGTAATGAAAAAATTAATGAAGTTAAGGGTAAGATTGAAATCCTGATGAAAACAGGTGAGGGTAAATTCATAAAAAAAGTGTTTGAAGAGGATAACAGCAAAGACGGGGATGGTAATATTGGAAAAGTTTAA
- a CDS encoding PilZ domain-containing protein yields the protein MSINRRKFERIPLILKLEVYDKKSTGRVCTGVTSNISAGGLGLQAHAELKKDEIYTLIFSLSADSKPIRVKGKVCWTYSSDIGPLHGIEFIKLGLFNRFKIKRFINKALFAEHGK from the coding sequence ATGTCAATCAACAGGCGTAAATTTGAACGTATACCGTTAATCCTAAAACTTGAAGTATACGACAAAAAAAGCACAGGACGGGTATGCACAGGCGTGACGAGTAATATCAGCGCAGGCGGGCTTGGCCTGCAAGCACACGCGGAATTAAAAAAAGATGAAATTTATACACTAATATTTTCACTCTCAGCGGACAGCAAGCCTATACGCGTTAAAGGAAAAGTCTGCTGGACTTACAGCTCAGATATCGGCCCGTTACACGGCATTGAATTTATTAAACTCGGATTATTTAACCGTTTCAAGATTAAACGCTTCATAAACAAAGCATTATTCGCAGAACACGGGAAGTAG
- a CDS encoding fumarylacetoacetate hydrolase family protein produces the protein MAKFVRFKTGNIPPSYGLVEGSDVTLLEGDVFLGYRLLKTVLQLRDLEILAPVLPPNIYAVGLNYRDHAEENNLPYPKIPPVFMKANTSVIAHGEKIKLPKCAPKMVDYEAELGVIIKKPALNVPEDKAMEFVAGYTCADDVSARDVQFETNEKQWVRGKSFNTFCPLGPFIVTDVYSKGLSVELRLNGKVMQKSNTDNLIHNVSKLIAHLSQDNLLLPQTLILTGTPGGVGHFKKPPVYLKPGDDVEVEIGDVGILRNIVE, from the coding sequence ATGGCAAAGTTTGTAAGGTTCAAAACAGGTAATATTCCTCCGAGTTACGGGCTGGTCGAAGGAAGTGATGTTACGTTGTTGGAAGGCGATGTTTTTTTGGGTTATAGGTTATTAAAGACAGTATTGCAGTTGCGTGACCTTGAAATCCTTGCCCCTGTATTGCCTCCGAATATTTATGCTGTAGGGTTGAACTACCGTGATCATGCGGAAGAAAATAATTTGCCGTACCCCAAAATACCGCCGGTATTTATGAAAGCTAATACCAGCGTTATTGCGCATGGAGAAAAAATTAAGCTCCCGAAATGCGCACCAAAGATGGTGGATTATGAAGCGGAACTCGGGGTGATCATAAAAAAACCGGCATTGAATGTTCCTGAAGATAAAGCTATGGAGTTTGTCGCAGGGTATACCTGCGCAGATGATGTCAGTGCGCGGGATGTGCAGTTTGAAACCAATGAAAAACAGTGGGTCCGCGGGAAGTCGTTTAATACGTTTTGTCCACTTGGGCCGTTTATAGTTACCGACGTTTATTCAAAAGGGTTGAGTGTTGAGTTAAGGCTTAATGGTAAAGTTATGCAGAAGTCTAATACAGATAATCTTATACATAATGTTTCTAAATTAATTGCGCATCTGTCACAGGATAATCTGTTATTACCCCAAACATTGATTCTTACCGGTACACCGGGCGGGGTTGGGCATTTTAAGAAACCGCCGGTATACCTCAAGCCAGGGGATGATGTGGAAGTTGAAATCGGGGATGTAGGTATTCTCCGGAATATTGTGGAGTAA